One window from the genome of Toxotes jaculatrix isolate fToxJac2 chromosome 17, fToxJac2.pri, whole genome shotgun sequence encodes:
- the si:ch211-10a23.2 gene encoding galectin-related protein B, with translation MEEKDKKENGEYIGEIKGGLRPSMKLVVMGIVNKKPKSIEVTLSSKPQEEDTEGDVGLQLKVSFMDKAVQRNARLAGKWGKSENTLSFFPFAPGEPFKMEIVCEHQQFRILVDGQPLCGFTHRLPQLASLTALRVFGDLQLTKVA, from the exons ATGGAAGAaaaggacaagaaagaaaat GGGGAGTATATCGGAGAGATAAAGGGTGGGCTGCGGCCTTCAATGAAACTGGTTGTTATGGGAATTGTTAACAAGAAACCCAAGAG CATTGAGGTGACTCTGTCCAGTAAGCCTCAGGAGGAGGACACTGAGGGCGACGTGGGTCTTCAGCTAAAGGTGAGCTTCATGGATAAGGCTGTCCAACGCAACGCCCGCCTGGCTGGAAAGTGGGGTAAATCTGAAAATaccctctccttctttccttttgcACCCGGAGAACCCTTCAAG ATGGAGATTGTTTGTGAACACCAGCAGTTTCGCATCTTGGTGGACGGGCAGCCTCTGTGCGGCTTCACCCACCGGCTCCCCCAGCTCGCCTCCCTCACCGCCTTACGAGTCTTTGGAGATCTACAGCTCACCAAGGTGGCCTAA
- the plek2 gene encoding pleckstrin-2, translated as MDTSKKNTVLREGFLVKRGHVVHNWKARWFVLMPDKLLYYKYEGGKRDSSQRGKILLKDCVLTCPFLEYENRPLVLKLQTAHGVGHFLEACSREERDEWAADITAAADKLRSADGGKTPNQQEPAGSQLHNIDLSKVLDSMYDVHSGIKMSNHVEQGSTYYNCFSGSAVVDWLVFMQLALNRVEAVTLALALLEEGFLRTVGLRSVEALRTAGLSEQFMDDSTALYSFADTLKKKGSVKAETSLSAVELSGQVIKRGFLLKQGHRRKNWKVRLFVLRSEPAFLHYYDPTKDDLSPAGGFSLRGCLVSSLDDNGVPSGVKGNIQGNLFKIITQSDTRYFIQAPSHQEKMDWIDAIREQT; from the exons ATGGATACAAGCAAGAAAAACACGGTTCTAAGAGAAGGATTCCTGGTGAAGAgg GGTCATGTTGTACACAACTGGAAGGCGCGCTGGTTTGTGTTGATGCCAGACAAGCTGCTGTATTACAAATACGAAGGAGGTAAACGGGACTCGAGTCAGCGAGGGAAAATCCTGCTGAAGGACTGTGTGCTAACTTGCCCTTTTCTGGAGTATGAAAATCGACCG TTGGTGTTGAAGCTCCAGACCGCACATGGGGTGGGTCATTTTCTGGAGGCTTGTTCCCGAGAGGAGCGAGATGAGTGGGCAGCTGACATCACGGCCGCAGCTGACAAGCTGAGGTCAGCTGATGGCGGGAAGACGCCAAACCAGCAAGAACCTGCTGGATCCCAGTTGCACAACATTGATCTCAG CAAAGTGTTGGACTCCATGTATGATGTGCACAGTGGAATCAAGATGAGCAACCACGTGGAGCAGGGCAGCACTTACTACAACTGTTTCTCGG GTTCAGCCGTGGTGGACTGGCTGGTGTTCATGCAGCTGGCTCTGAACCGTGTGGAGGCCGTGACACTGGCCTTAGCCCTGCTGGAGGAGGGTTTCCTGCGGACTGTCGGCCTGAGGAGCGTGGAGGCCCTCCGCACCGCCGGCCTCAGTGAGCAGTTCATGGATGACTCCACTGCTCTGTACAGCTTT GCTGACACTTTAAAGAAGAAAGGCAGTGTAAAGGCAGAGACGTCGCTGTCTGCAGTGGAGCTGAGTGGACAAGTGATTAAGAGAGGATTTCTGCTGAAACAG GGACACAGAAGGAAGAACTGGAAGGTTCGACTCTTTGTGCTGCGTTCAGAACCTGCTTTCCTGCACTACTATGATCCCACTAAG GATGACCTCAGTCCTGCTGGCGGCTTCTCACTGCGAGGCTGTCTGGTATCTTCTCTGGATGACAACGGAGTTCCCTCAG GTGTGAAAGGCAACATTCAAGGAAACCTGTTTAAAATCATTACTCAGTCAGACACACGTTACTTCATCCAGGCACCGTCCCACCAGGAGAAGATGGACTGGATAGACGCGATCAGAGAGCAGACATAG
- the LOC121197748 gene encoding tandem C2 domains nuclear protein translates to MGAVMECLKNCCRNFMVKKGKDQETQVIKMKMPPNKTVVSGRESDDGRRWVTEDYLLSKLPPDGREVPFVLPTFKASYIQPRGSRYPSLQSGLQSSARSTYAERKAELLGSGQFTYSPESSFHQSQMAEYVSPGSARRDTLKNRNSSPLSPGWVLKPGGQQHLSSSMFDLSSPQSHMQRFDSVSSVLSSTSSMMGSIESSLDSVTLSGDERELGKVCVRLSYQEALEQVWITLVQCSDLNLPVDGVEQQKIGFKGIITMPKPIQFKSSVKEYCQDLSFMETFVFALRLQQLRCSALVLRLQTHNPKKRTVAECVLSLRQLGPQETEHWLDLNAPSKSSVCHSELHLTTCFQPVNERIQFQVLAAQNLPVSSSPLSQAFFVKAEMHQLGRMVMKKKTRVMKASGGQCQWAETFHLQLASLDHACSLSVKLYSRSSVRRKQCLGQVQLGFDSPVPEAVDQWKDTMAHPEKVVAAWHRLSAS, encoded by the exons ATGg GTGCAGTCATGGAGTGCCTCAAAAACTGCTGCAGGAACTTTATGGTGAAAAAGGGGAAGGATCAGGAGACCCAAG TGATCAAAATGAAGATGCCTCCTAACAAGACAGTGGTCTCAGGACGGGAGTCAGATGACGGGAGGAGGTGGGTCACAGAAGATTATCTTCTGTCCAAGCTGCCCCCAGATGGCAGAGAGGTGCCATTTGTCCTGCCGACCTTCAAGGCCTCCTACATCCAGCCCAGAGGCTCCCGCTACCCCAGTTTACAGTCTGGGCTGCAGA GTTCAGCCCGGAGTACCTATgcagagaggaaggcagagcTTTTAGGTTCTGGTCAATTCACCTACAGCCCAGAGTCCAGCTTCCATCAGAGTCAGATGGCCGAGTACGTCTCCCCTGGCTCGGCTCGCCGCGACACACTGAAGAACAGAAACTCCAGTCCACTAAGCCCAG GTTGGGTTCTGAAGCCGGGCGGCCAGCAGCACCTGAGCAGCTCCATGTTTGATCTGTCCAGCCCTCAGAGTCACATGCAG CGTTTTGACTCCGTCTCCAGTGTCCTCAGCAGCACGTCCTCAATGATGGGCTCCATTGAAAGCAGCCTGG ACTCTGTCACCCTGTCTGGGGATGAACGTGAACTGGGGAAGGTATGCGTCCGACTCAGCTACCAGGAGGCTTTGGAGCAGGTGTGGATCACTTTGGTCCAG TGTTCAGACCTCAACCTTCCTGTGGATGGAGTGGAACAACAAAAGATTGGATTCAAAGGGATCATCACCATGCCCAAACCCATACAGTTCAAGAGCTCCGTTAAGGAGTACTGTCAG GATCTGTCCTTCATGGAGACCTTTGTGTTTGCGCTCCGGCTCCAGCAGTTGCGCTGCAGTGCTTTAGTGCTgcggctgcagacacacaacccCAAGAAACGTACCGTGGCGGAGTGTGTCCTCTCCCTACGACAGCTCGGTCCACAGGAGACAGAACACTGGCTCGACCTCAATGCTCCGTCCAAATCCTCT GTGTGCCACTCTGAGCTGCATCTCACCACCTGCTTTCAGCCGGTCAACGAGCGCATCCAGTTCCAGGTCCTTGCCGCCCAAAACCTCCCAGTATCCTCTTCACCACTCTCCCAAG CGTTTTTTGTCAAGGCGGAGATGCACCAGCTGGGGCGCATGGTGATGAAGAAGAAGACTCGGGTGATGAAGGCCTCAGGGGGTCAGTGTCAGTGGGCGGAGACTTTTCACCTCCAGCTGGCTTCTTTAGACCACGCCTGCTCGCTGTCCGTCAAACTCTACAGTCGCAGCTCGGTCAGGAGGAAACAGTGTCTCGGACAG GTTCAGCTGGGATTCGACAGCCCAGTGCCTGAGGCTGTGGACCAATGGAAGGACACGATGGCTCACCCAGAGAAAGTGGTGGCAGCGTGGCACCGACTGAGCGCCTCCTAA